TCACAAAAGTCCAGCCCCACCACCCGGCCGACCGGCCCGGCCAGCTTTGCCAGTTCGAGAGTTAGCATGCCGGTGCCGCAACAGACATCAAGCGCCGTGCCGCCGGCCGCCAGTCCGGTCTTGGCGGCGGCAAAACGACGCCACCGCTTGTCCTGGTTGAAACTAAGGGCCGTGTTGAGCAGGTCGTAGCGGTGGGCAATCGACGAAAATACGCTATAGACAAAGGCTTCTTTCTCTTTGCCGTAGAGCTTGTCCTTGGGCCGGAAAGTCTCCGCCATGGCCGCGCCCCCTTTTGGTGTTGTTGGTGTCATTCCTAAATTATATACCGCCGGCGCCGCTTCGCCAAGCCCTGCTTTTTGGCCGGGAGCCGGCCCGGCCAGCCCGAATGACTTAGGCAGCCGGCCTTCGGCCCGAGTTTGCCGTCAACGGCGGCGTGTACCATTTCGTCCTGGTGAAAGTAAACGGCGACGTCGTTGAGATTACGCCGGTCCTGCTGTGAGGGCGAGGCGGCGCCTGGCAATAGACGCCGCCTCGTCCTTACTTTGTATAGTTAACATTTGTCCAAGAACGATGCAGGAAAATTGTCCACCTACCAAGAATATTGTTATTGACATGAACTTACATTTATCTACAGCGAGGCGCCGGGCTGGCAGGCACTACCCAAGGCCCCTTACGGTAGGCCCGTCCGTTTGCCGTAAATTTTTGCGAAAGGGTAGGTGAGCAGCACAGGCGATACAGCAGGTAGGTGCACGGTATTTTGTATGCAATATTCAAGCTCAAAGGAGGATTAAAATGAACCAAGATAACCAGAACCAAGGCGCCAAGCAAGAACTGCAAGTGCCGGTCATGGGCTACCTGGCCCTCATTTTCGCCATTATCTTTTTCTCCGGAATTTTTGCCAACGCCAAAGGGTGGCAATCGGCGCTTGACTTCAATACCATCAACGGTAAATTCGGGACCATGAAAGACGCCGCCAAGGCAACTTTTGCCGGTATGGGCGGCTCCGGCGTCAGAGACGGCTTTTTGTTCGCGCTCGGCCTCATCCCCGGGGTCATGCTCGCTCTTGGCATCATTGAAATCATCGACCATCTCGGCGGTCTGAAAGCCGCCCAAAAGCTGTTGACTCCCGTCCTGCGCCCCCTGCTCGGCATCCCCGGCATCGCCGGCCTGGCGCTCATCTCCAGCCTGCAAAGCACTGACGCCGGCGCCGGTATGACCAAAGCACTGCGCGAAGCAGGCGCGATCACCGAAAAAGAAAAGACGGTCTTCTGCGCCTTCCAGTTTTCTGCCGGCGGCACTATCACCAACTACCTGACTACCGGCGGCGCGCTCTTCTCCTTCCTTACCGTCCCCATTATTCTGCCGTTGGCCGTTATTT
This genomic interval from Sporolituus thermophilus DSM 23256 contains the following:
- a CDS encoding nucleoside recognition domain-containing protein, with the protein product MNQDNQNQGAKQELQVPVMGYLALIFAIIFFSGIFANAKGWQSALDFNTINGKFGTMKDAAKATFAGMGGSGVRDGFLFALGLIPGVMLALGIIEIIDHLGGLKAAQKLLTPVLRPLLGIPGIAGLALISSLQSTDAGAGMTKALREAGAITEKEKTVFCAFQFSAGGTITNYLTTGGALFSFLTVPIILPLAVIFVMKVFGANLMRLYLNKFVKEDLDNGKQIAG